CACAACCTTCCTAGGGCGCTTTGTCATCCGCCAGACCAGCATGGAGCCAAACTTCCACGAAGGCCAGCGCGTGGTGGTAAGCAGGGTCGGCAGCCTCTGGAACGACATCTTCGTCGGCACAGCCCACGCAGCAGGCCAGCCCAGCCCCGACATCACCCTCTTTCAGCATGGGCAGATAGCGGTATTCTATGACACCCCTAGCCTCACTGGAGACCCGCTGATCAAACGAGTGATTGGCCTTCCGGGCGATACCATCAGCATCCAGGATGGGGCAATCTACCTTAATGGCCACAAACAAGCGGAGCCATATCTTCACGGCGTAACCACCAGCTGCATCACCTCGTGTGGGCCATGGGTGCTTGGCGACGACGAGTATTTTATGCTCGGCGACAACCGGAGTGTCAGCCGCGACTCGCGCAGCTTTGGGCCAGTGCCTGGGGGGCAAATCGTCGGGCGGGTTGTGTTAAAATACTGGCCACTCGAAAATGTTCAGTTCTTTCCCTAGACCATAGCAAAACCGATCGTACCATACCCACACCGCAAAAGTGTAAACCAACCTATGTTCTCGCCATTACTAGATTGTGACGCAACCGGCATCGGCAGATTGTTGCCGAGCAGCCTTAATAGCCCTATAATAGCGGCTATGTGGCCGAAGTTCCCCGTGCGCACTCTAGTACTGCGACGAACTCGGCATTCCGCCGGAGGACCGCATGCCGCTTATTAAGAAATCAGGAACCACCAAGAGCATTGGCGCAGCTGCACCGCCAGCCGAGCCAGCACCTGGTACCGCCGCCATCCCTGCCGCGCCCAGCGCGCCAGCCGCACCCACCATGCAGCCAGGGGTCATCCTCCAGGGGCGCTACCAGATCGAGAGCACGATCGGCATCGGCGGTATGAGCGTGGTCTACAAAGGCCGCGATCTCCGCTTCAAGGATGTGGTGCGCTCGTGCGCGATCAAAGAGATGTACCAGAGCGCGCCCGACTCCAACACGCGCCTGTTCAACCTGAAGAACTTCGAGCGCGAGGCCGGCCTGCTCGCCACCATCCAGCACCCTGCCACCCCCAAGGTCTACGATTTCTTTGAAGAGAATGGCCGCGTCTACCTGATCATGGAGCTGGTGGCAGGCAAAGACCTTGAGAGTGTGCTCGATGAGGCCCACGGCCCCCTCCCCGAGGCCCGCGTGATCAGCTGGGCTATTCAGATCTGCGATGTGCTGAGCTACCTGCATAGCCACGAGCCAGATCCGATCGTCTTCCGCGATCTCAAGCCATCAAATGCGATTGTCACCGCCGAAGACCGCATCGTGCTGATCGACTTCGGCATCGCGCGCACGCTTGAGCGCACCGACCGCAAAGGCACCATGATCGGCACCGAGGGCTACTCGCCGCCCGAGCAGTACCGCGGCATGGCCGAGCCACGTGGCGACATCTATGCCCTTGGGGCCACCCTGCACCACCTGCTCACCAATACCGACCCGCGCCTGCAGACACCGTTCACCTTCCATGAGCGGCCGATTAACAAGTTCAACCCCGAGATCAACCCCAACCTTGAGGCGATCATCGAGCGGGCGCTGGCCTACGAGGCCGATCAGCGCTGGTCGTCGGCCAGCGAGATGAAGCAGGCGCTGCTTAGCCTGGGCGGCACGGTTGCGATGCCCAGCAGCAGTGCCCCCGCCGCCACAAAGGTGGCAGCAGCCACACGCAGCAGCGCCACCAAAGCCGAGGTGATCTGGGCATTCAAGGCAGAAGATGAGATCCGATCCTCGCCCTGTGTGGGCAATGGGATGGTCTTTATCGGCTGCTATGATACCAACCTCTACGCGCTCGACGCCCTGCGCGGCGAGTTCCGCTGGAAGCACGCCACCGAAGGCGGGATCGCATCATCACCGGCTATCTGGCAAGATATCGTGATCTTTGGATCGGAAGATGGTGGGGTCTACGCCCTTGAGCAGCGGCGCGGCAGCCATCGCTGGGCCTACCGCACCGGCAAGCCGGTGCGCTCCTCGCCCCGCGTCGAAGACCGCGTGATCTTTGTCGGCTCGGATGACCAGCATATGCACGCGATCGATGGCCTGCGTGGCACCGGGATCTGGAAATATCGCACCTGGATGCCCATCCGCTCGTCGGCACGTGTGGCCAATGGCATGGTGTTCTTCGGCGGCAACGATGGCCATGTCTACAGCGTCGACATCCGCAACGGCGCGCTGAAGTGGAAACAGAAGACCCAACAGCCGATCATCTCATCGCCAGCCTTTGTCGATGGCCTCGTGATCGTCGGCTCGATGGATCAGAACATCTACGCGCTCGACTCCGAGGGCGGCTGGCCAGCCTGGAAGGTGCGCACCAATCACTATGTCAACTCCTCGCCCTTTGTGGCTGGCAACCGGGTCTATATCGGTGGGGTCGATGGCCTGATGTACGCGCTCGAAGTGAAGAATGGCCGCGCCGCCTGGAAGTTTGACACCGGCAGCCAGATCACATCCTCGCCCTATGTCGATGGTGGCCGGGTCTACTTCGGGGCGGTGGATGGCTATGTCTACTGCTTGGACGCCGCAACTGGCGACGTGATCTGGAAGCATACCACCGGCGGCCCTGTGGTCTCGTCACCTACCGTGAACGAGGGCATTGTCTACGTCGGCTCAATGGATCATCACCTCTACGCACTGAAGGCGTGAGGCAGACAAGCAGCGACCCCTAGCATATAGGGGTCATGTGCGAGTAGGTGATAATGCAGCACCCTGTTTTCAGCACAGACGAAACGGGCGCAGGGGGAGGCAACCCTGTGCCCCAGCCCGACGAGGCGCAGCCCCCAGCGGTTGAGGCTGCCGAGGCGCCACACCCCACAGCTGAGGCCGAAACCTCGTCGGTCGAGGCTGTCACGGCAACCTCGGCAGACGCACCCGATGACACATGGTGGCTAGAGAACCCTACAGCGGGCGAGCCACCGCCCACAGGCGACAGCCCCTACGCATCAGCAAGCAGCGACGAGAGCGCCATCACCACCCCGCTGCCCACGACTGCGCAGCCTGCCGATCTACCACCTGCCGCCGCACCCGCCGCGCCCTTCGAGCCGAGCGCCCACGGCCTAGCCTTTTCAGCCCAGCGTGATATTGGGCAGATCCGCTCGATCAACCAAGATAGCGTGTTTGGCATGATCGCCACCGTGCCACGGGCCAGCGGCGATGTACCGATCGGCATCTTCATCGTGGCCGACGGGATGGGCGGGCACGACGGCGGCGAAATAGCCAGCAGGATGGCGATCAGCACCGCAGCCAACTCGCTCATAGCCGATCTGATCATCCCCGCGCTCGACGAGGCGATGACCGATTCTATCCAGAGCATGCTCACCAAAGCCCTGCAGGAGGCCAACCGTGCGATCTGGAATGCCGCCCAGACCAATGGCACCGACATGGGCACCACCTGCACCGCCGCCCTGCTGATCGGCCACACCGTCTACATCGGCCATATCGGCGACTCGCGCGCCTACCTCGTGAC
This portion of the Chloroflexia bacterium SDU3-3 genome encodes:
- the lepB gene encoding signal peptidase I: MSYCSIKTRLLQYKTLEIRHYRISNSRIIRIIAVSHLPSHTTPRKVIRPFIQTCIQSTLLFLLLTTFLGRFVIRQTSMEPNFHEGQRVVVSRVGSLWNDIFVGTAHAAGQPSPDITLFQHGQIAVFYDTPSLTGDPLIKRVIGLPGDTISIQDGAIYLNGHKQAEPYLHGVTTSCITSCGPWVLGDDEYFMLGDNRSVSRDSRSFGPVPGGQIVGRVVLKYWPLENVQFFP
- a CDS encoding PQQ-binding-like beta-propeller repeat protein translates to MPLIKKSGTTKSIGAAAPPAEPAPGTAAIPAAPSAPAAPTMQPGVILQGRYQIESTIGIGGMSVVYKGRDLRFKDVVRSCAIKEMYQSAPDSNTRLFNLKNFEREAGLLATIQHPATPKVYDFFEENGRVYLIMELVAGKDLESVLDEAHGPLPEARVISWAIQICDVLSYLHSHEPDPIVFRDLKPSNAIVTAEDRIVLIDFGIARTLERTDRKGTMIGTEGYSPPEQYRGMAEPRGDIYALGATLHHLLTNTDPRLQTPFTFHERPINKFNPEINPNLEAIIERALAYEADQRWSSASEMKQALLSLGGTVAMPSSSAPAATKVAAATRSSATKAEVIWAFKAEDEIRSSPCVGNGMVFIGCYDTNLYALDALRGEFRWKHATEGGIASSPAIWQDIVIFGSEDGGVYALEQRRGSHRWAYRTGKPVRSSPRVEDRVIFVGSDDQHMHAIDGLRGTGIWKYRTWMPIRSSARVANGMVFFGGNDGHVYSVDIRNGALKWKQKTQQPIISSPAFVDGLVIVGSMDQNIYALDSEGGWPAWKVRTNHYVNSSPFVAGNRVYIGGVDGLMYALEVKNGRAAWKFDTGSQITSSPYVDGGRVYFGAVDGYVYCLDAATGDVIWKHTTGGPVVSSPTVNEGIVYVGSMDHHLYALKA
- a CDS encoding SpoIIE family protein phosphatase, giving the protein MQHPVFSTDETGAGGGNPVPQPDEAQPPAVEAAEAPHPTAEAETSSVEAVTATSADAPDDTWWLENPTAGEPPPTGDSPYASASSDESAITTPLPTTAQPADLPPAAAPAAPFEPSAHGLAFSAQRDIGQIRSINQDSVFGMIATVPRASGDVPIGIFIVADGMGGHDGGEIASRMAISTAANSLIADLIIPALDEAMTDSIQSMLTKALQEANRAIWNAAQTNGTDMGTTCTAALLIGHTVYIGHIGDSRAYLVTPDRMKQLTSDHSAVGRLIELGQLSPEDSREHPMRSHLYRTVGQSPEVAVDYDYFQTGEASHLLLCSDGLWSMLDDPELHRLISSTIWPADACRALIAHANAAGGEDNISAIVVSLG